Proteins from a genomic interval of Candidatus Edwardsbacteria bacterium RifOxyA12_full_54_48:
- a CDS encoding dolichyl-phosphate beta-D-mannosyltransferase: MNCLVIIPTYNEKGNITPIIEQILSIDPIISVLIIDDNSPDGTGQIVDDIAARNPRVQAIHRPGKMGLGTAYVTGFKWALEHKCDLVCEMDADFSHPPKTLAVFLEKIKEYDLVIGSRYLNGVNVVNWPLKRLLLSYFANIYARIITGVPVRDLTSGFKCYRRRVLEAINLDRIKSNGYAFQIEMHFNAYYKKFKVVEVPIIFEERKVGQSKMSRKIIYEAVWMVWRLQLIRLLGRL; the protein is encoded by the coding sequence ATGAATTGTCTGGTGATCATTCCGACCTACAACGAAAAAGGTAACATCACCCCGATCATCGAGCAGATATTGTCGATCGATCCGATCATCAGCGTGCTGATCATTGACGACAATTCGCCGGACGGCACCGGCCAGATCGTCGATGATATCGCGGCCCGAAACCCCAGGGTCCAGGCGATCCACCGGCCGGGCAAGATGGGCCTGGGCACCGCCTACGTCACCGGTTTCAAGTGGGCGCTGGAGCACAAATGCGATCTGGTCTGCGAGATGGACGCCGACTTCTCCCACCCGCCCAAGACCCTGGCGGTCTTCCTGGAGAAGATCAAGGAATACGATCTGGTGATCGGCTCCCGCTACCTGAACGGGGTGAACGTGGTCAACTGGCCCCTTAAGAGGCTGCTGCTGTCCTACTTCGCCAACATATACGCCCGGATCATTACCGGGGTGCCGGTGCGGGACCTGACCAGCGGATTCAAATGCTACCGCCGCCGGGTGCTGGAGGCCATCAACCTGGACCGGATAAAATCCAACGGTTATGCCTTCCAGATAGAGATGCATTTCAACGCCTATTACAAGAAATTCAAGGTGGTGGAGGTGCCCATCATCTTCGAGGAGCGCAAAGTGGGGCAGTCCAAGATGTCCCGGAAGATCATCTACGAGGCGGTCTGGATGGTATGGCGCCTGCAGCTGATTCGCCTGTTGGGCCGCTTATAA